A stretch of DNA from Desulfatiglans sp.:
CAGGTCTGTTTTTTGCGTCTGTCTCAAAGTACATATTAATGAAGAGATGGGCATCCTTATTAAATGAATAGAGCACTCCAGGGCCTACAGCCAAAACCTTTTCTTTTGAGCCAATCTGGTCAACCCCATCATGCTCAGTCTCACTGAGCTGCCTTAAATAATAGCCATTAATACCTGCACGTAACCTCTGGGGTATTAATTCATAGGATGTTGCAAAATTAATATGAAATGCCTCTCCGGCCTGTACCTCCTCTACACCCGTTGCAGCAAGAGGTGCATAAGGTTCATCATTTTCATCATTCAACAGGTAACTGACCCTTGTTGATGCAGTCCATTTTGGGGTTATAAAATAGGTTGCAGCCCAGTATGGGTTAAAGGAGAAAAAATTACTGCCTGCATTTATGGCCTTTGTTTGATCATAATCCCCGGTCGGTAATATAAAACCCAGTGAGAATCTGTGCATAAATTTAGGGCCGTTTGCTCCCATAATCGGGTCCCATTGCAGATAAGGGCCTACCCAGATATCTCCCATTCCGGATTTCTCCATGGGAAAACCTGGCAGATAGGTATTATAGCTCATATCAAGCTTTGCAAAGGGAACTATTATATCAAGTCCCCATTTTGCCGTGAGTATAAATTCAGTGTTTGACTGGTATGTACACTGTATAAGTGTAATCCATGCCTCCAGTTCTTCACCTGCAAAGGGTGGTAAAAGTGCATTGCCATTCTGATCCTTGAATTTATCTGCTGTCCAGTACTGTACATAATTTTGTGAATAGAGTCCTGGCCCTGATGGCGGTGCGCCGTCCATAAAGCTTGTAAATCCAAGGTTTACAGATGGCAGATCATAAGCTGATGATGACACTGGTATGGCAAAAAATAAAAATAAAGCAAGAATCAATAGATAGATATTCTTTAGTTTCATAGCTTTTTTCTCCTCAAATACTCTTCATAAGCTGCGGTTTTGGAAAATCCTTGAATACCTC
This window harbors:
- a CDS encoding phenol degradation protein meta, which produces MKLKNIYLLILALFLFFAIPVSSSAYDLPSVNLGFTSFMDGAPPSGPGLYSQNYVQYWTADKFKDQNGNALLPPFAGEELEAWITLIQCTYQSNTEFILTAKWGLDIIVPFAKLDMSYNTYLPGFPMEKSGMGDIWVGPYLQWDPIMGANGPKFMHRFSLGFILPTGDYDQTKAINAGSNFFSFNPYWAATYFITPKWTASTRVSYLLNDENDEPYAPLAATGVEEVQAGEAFHINFATSYELIPQRLRAGINGYYLRQLSETEHDGVDQIGSKEKVLAVGPGVLYSFNKDAHLFINMYFETDAKNRPEGERINARFVYHF